The Paenibacillus sp. FSL R7-0204 genome includes a region encoding these proteins:
- the glmS gene encoding glutamine--fructose-6-phosphate transaminase (isomerizing) gives MCGIVGYIGNQNSQGILVEGLKKLEYRGYDSAGIAVFTKDGLQVVKAQGRMANLESRLDATPLTGSAGIGHTRWATHGKPSDENSHPHTDNSHKFSVVHNGIVENYLDLKEELIAGGCHFTSETDTEVISHLIAREYKGDIVKAVQQAISYMRGAFALGVLTEYEPDKLVAVRQASPLIIGLGEGENFIGSDIPALLEYTRNVYILNDGEMAVLTRDAVELMTIEGNFISREMITVDWDAVTAEKGGYEHFMLKEIHEQPKAYRDTMRGRMNAEGNKVILPELNLTEEQIKNIRNIQVVACGTAYNAGLVGRNLIESLVRIPVENDIASEYRYRSPIVTPETLVIVVSQSGETADTLAALREGQANGAHVLAITNVVGSSIAREADSVLVTLAGPEIAVASTKAYTSQLIAFTLLGLYLAEVRGTQTEAEVTKILAAMQSLPEQVEVILGQKDAIEAYAEQIAEHKHLFFIGRGVDYAVAQEGSLKLKEISYIHSEAYAAGELKHGTLALIEEGVPVIALATLESVLEKTVSNIKEVKARGAHVMAITHEEHKDDLLRSVDQVFVIPQTLPLLTAALSVVTLQLLAYYASLALGHDVDKPRNLAKSVTVE, from the coding sequence ATGTGTGGTATTGTAGGATATATTGGTAATCAGAATTCGCAGGGGATCTTGGTAGAGGGTCTGAAAAAGCTGGAGTATCGCGGGTACGATTCCGCAGGGATTGCCGTATTCACGAAGGATGGTCTGCAGGTGGTAAAAGCACAGGGACGTATGGCGAACCTGGAATCCCGTCTGGACGCGACTCCGCTGACAGGCAGTGCCGGTATCGGTCACACTCGCTGGGCAACACACGGCAAGCCGTCCGATGAGAACTCTCATCCTCACACTGACAACAGTCACAAATTCTCGGTAGTACACAACGGGATTGTCGAGAATTACCTGGATCTCAAAGAAGAGCTGATTGCCGGAGGATGCCACTTCACTTCGGAGACAGATACAGAAGTCATCTCTCACCTGATTGCCCGTGAGTACAAGGGAGATATCGTTAAGGCTGTACAGCAGGCGATTTCTTACATGCGCGGAGCGTTTGCCCTGGGTGTATTGACTGAATATGAACCGGATAAGCTGGTAGCTGTGCGTCAAGCCAGCCCGCTGATCATCGGTCTTGGAGAGGGCGAGAACTTTATCGGGTCGGATATTCCTGCACTGCTGGAATACACCCGCAACGTATATATTCTGAACGACGGCGAAATGGCTGTATTGACACGGGATGCTGTCGAACTGATGACGATTGAAGGTAATTTTATTTCTCGGGAAATGATTACTGTCGATTGGGATGCCGTTACCGCAGAAAAGGGCGGTTATGAGCACTTCATGCTGAAAGAAATCCACGAGCAGCCAAAGGCATACCGCGATACAATGCGCGGACGGATGAACGCGGAAGGTAACAAAGTCATTCTGCCTGAGCTTAACCTGACAGAAGAACAAATCAAGAACATCCGCAATATCCAAGTGGTAGCTTGCGGTACTGCATATAATGCCGGTCTGGTTGGACGTAACCTGATTGAGTCCCTGGTACGTATTCCTGTAGAGAATGATATCGCTTCTGAATACCGTTACCGTTCGCCAATCGTAACTCCGGAGACACTGGTGATCGTAGTCAGCCAATCAGGTGAAACTGCAGATACTCTGGCCGCTCTTCGTGAAGGTCAAGCAAACGGAGCCCATGTGCTGGCGATCACCAACGTAGTAGGCAGCTCTATTGCCCGGGAAGCAGACAGTGTACTGGTTACGCTGGCTGGTCCAGAGATCGCTGTAGCCTCGACCAAGGCTTACACTTCCCAGCTGATCGCATTCACTTTGCTGGGTCTGTATCTGGCTGAAGTACGCGGCACACAGACTGAGGCTGAGGTTACCAAGATTCTGGCCGCTATGCAGTCTCTGCCGGAGCAAGTTGAAGTCATTCTGGGCCAAAAAGACGCGATCGAAGCTTACGCTGAGCAAATCGCTGAGCACAAGCACCTGTTCTTCATCGGCCGCGGCGTAGATTACGCTGTAGCGCAAGAAGGCTCGCTGAAGCTCAAGGAAATCTCCTACATTCACTCCGAAGCCTATGCTGCGGGTGAACTGAAGCATGGTACCCTGGCATTGATCGAAGAAGGCGTTCCTGTCATCGCTCTGGCTACCCTGGAATCCGTGCTGGAGAAGACCGTCAGCAACATCAAAGAAGTGAAGGCACGCGGCGCCCATGTCATGGCCATCACCCACGAAGAGCACAAAGACGACCTGCTCCGCTCCGTTGACCAGGTGTTCGTGATCCCTCAGACCCTGCCGCTGCTGACCGCTGCACTGTCTGTAGTTACCCTGCAGTTGCTTGCTTACTATGCATCTCTGGCCCTGGGTCACGATGTGGATAAGCCAAGAAACTTGGCGAAGAGTGTTACTGTGGAGTAG
- a CDS encoding AAA family ATPase — protein MLYIFGGLPGTCKSTLASALASELRAPYLRVDVVEQAMRVAGVKVDGPEGYIVCYEIARQNLILGLDVIADTVNPIHYTRQAWRNVAESLEISFVEIEVVCSDECTHKHRISTRTTDIPGFTLPTWNEVKNRHYEPWDRDRIVIDTAHQTVTESWMSLREQLSLKKLAT, from the coding sequence ATGCTGTATATATTCGGCGGGTTGCCAGGCACCTGTAAGTCTACATTAGCATCAGCTTTAGCAAGTGAACTTCGGGCACCGTATCTTCGGGTTGATGTCGTAGAACAGGCTATGCGCGTGGCCGGGGTTAAGGTTGATGGACCTGAGGGTTACATCGTTTGTTACGAGATAGCGAGGCAGAATCTCATTTTGGGTCTGGACGTGATAGCGGACACGGTCAATCCCATTCACTATACCCGCCAAGCTTGGCGTAATGTAGCAGAGTCTCTAGAAATTTCGTTTGTCGAAATTGAAGTGGTCTGCTCGGACGAATGTACGCACAAGCATCGAATCAGCACTCGTACAACCGATATTCCCGGCTTTACCCTGCCCACTTGGAATGAGGTGAAGAACAGACATTACGAGCCTTGGGACCGTGACCGCATCGTGATTGATACAGCGCATCAAACCGTGACGGAAAGCTGGATGTCGTTACGTGAACAGCTAAGTCTGAAGAAGTTAGCTACTTAG
- a CDS encoding AraC family transcriptional regulator: MNDSLRTGPLLQQLAALILRHAPSAGTRQTLIPSLQLMHATDVAEPLESVYKPSICVVAQGAKAATLSGETYHYDPSTYLVTSVELPINGRITTASPEHPFLGIKLSFDSGTILEIVKEMADPTLVRGETSLGITVARTSEPLLEAIVRLIQLLYVPQDVPVLAPLIIREILYRVLQSDQGSHLHQFAIIGSHAHRIAEAIQVITKQYDQSLVVEQLAESVNMSTSAFHKHFKRVTAMSPLQYQKVIRLQEARRLMLTESLQASDAAFRVGYESPSQFSREYARQYGRPPATDVQGILGLSK; the protein is encoded by the coding sequence TTGAACGATTCATTGCGGACTGGGCCACTTTTGCAGCAATTGGCTGCGCTGATCCTCCGCCATGCTCCATCGGCAGGTACCCGCCAGACGCTTATCCCTTCCCTGCAGCTGATGCACGCCACTGATGTAGCTGAACCGCTGGAATCCGTGTATAAGCCATCGATCTGCGTCGTTGCCCAAGGAGCCAAAGCAGCCACCCTGTCCGGCGAAACTTATCATTACGATCCTTCCACTTACCTGGTCACCTCTGTCGAGCTGCCGATCAACGGTAGAATTACCACGGCTTCGCCTGAGCATCCGTTTCTGGGCATCAAGCTAAGCTTCGATTCTGGCACCATCCTGGAAATTGTGAAAGAAATGGCAGACCCCACCCTTGTGCGGGGTGAAACCTCGCTTGGCATCACGGTTGCCCGAACCTCTGAGCCCTTACTCGAAGCCATCGTACGGCTCATCCAGTTGCTCTATGTGCCGCAGGATGTTCCTGTTCTGGCACCACTGATTATCCGTGAGATTCTCTATCGCGTTCTTCAAAGCGACCAAGGCTCCCACCTGCATCAGTTCGCCATCATCGGCAGCCATGCACACCGGATTGCTGAGGCCATCCAAGTGATCACCAAGCAGTACGATCAATCCCTTGTCGTTGAACAGCTTGCAGAGTCTGTAAACATGAGCACATCCGCCTTCCATAAGCATTTCAAGCGCGTCACCGCCATGAGCCCGCTGCAATACCAGAAGGTCATCCGCTTACAGGAAGCCCGCCGCCTCATGCTGACCGAATCCCTCCAAGCCTCCGATGCCGCCTTCCGCGTAGGCTATGAGAGCCCCTCCCAATTCAGCCGCGAATATGCCCGCCAATATGGGAGACCTCCGGCGACCGATGTTCAGGGGATTCTTGGATTATCTAAGTAG
- a CDS encoding SDR family oxidoreductase, which produces MSQNGKVAIVTGASRGIGRQIAIQLAGLGMKVVVNYSFNPGKADEVVQIIKESGGEAIAVQGDVSKVSEVEALFSETIGQFGRIDILVNNAGIMECVPIADVTEEMFDRHFAVNVKGTYFACQQAMKHMEQGGTIINFSTSVSGAMLPTYSVYAATKGAVEQLTRQLAKEFGAKDIVVNCVAPGQVSTELFLNGKSEELVDSFRRMNAFGRLGEPEDIANVIDLLVSDKARWITGQTIRVNGGFN; this is translated from the coding sequence ATGAGTCAGAATGGAAAAGTAGCCATCGTCACAGGTGCATCAAGGGGTATTGGAAGACAAATTGCTATTCAATTGGCCGGGTTAGGAATGAAAGTGGTTGTCAATTATTCATTTAATCCTGGGAAAGCGGACGAGGTCGTCCAAATCATTAAGGAGTCTGGCGGGGAAGCGATAGCCGTTCAAGGCGACGTAAGCAAGGTGAGCGAGGTCGAAGCGCTATTCTCGGAGACAATCGGGCAATTCGGGCGTATCGATATTCTAGTGAATAATGCCGGGATTATGGAATGCGTGCCTATTGCGGACGTAACAGAGGAGATGTTCGACCGGCATTTTGCTGTAAATGTAAAAGGCACTTATTTCGCTTGCCAGCAAGCGATGAAGCATATGGAGCAGGGCGGAACGATTATTAATTTCTCGACCTCGGTATCAGGAGCGATGCTGCCAACCTATAGCGTCTATGCCGCAACCAAGGGGGCAGTCGAGCAGTTAACCCGCCAATTAGCAAAGGAATTCGGAGCGAAGGATATCGTCGTGAATTGCGTTGCACCCGGGCAGGTATCGACGGAGTTATTCCTGAACGGGAAGTCCGAGGAACTGGTGGATTCCTTCCGGCGGATGAATGCTTTTGGACGGCTTGGGGAGCCTGAGGATATTGCGAATGTGATCGACTTGCTTGTCAGTGACAAGGCCCGCTGGATCACAGGTCAGACGATTCGCGTCAACGGCGGGTTTAACTGA
- a CDS encoding phosphotransferase-like protein → MNKGMLLVLNGTSSSGKSSISAELIKQKEIPFYHVSIDDFFMNYNDFINHKFPDEPVREIDHQAVSQILDDSIVSVYYSTIKLLSEMGFNVIVDTVFDNDKRFNEFWDHFADRTTTLFVGVLCSREELIRREQARGDRQIGLADAQFDIVYCFEEYDLEVNTEELNPAECAEQILNYIKSNQEFSAFQKLRKRDADLNRTLLT, encoded by the coding sequence ATGAATAAAGGCATGTTGCTTGTTCTAAATGGAACTTCAAGCTCCGGGAAGAGCTCCATCTCGGCTGAATTGATAAAGCAGAAAGAGATTCCATTTTATCATGTATCGATTGATGATTTTTTCATGAACTACAATGATTTCATTAATCATAAATTTCCAGACGAGCCTGTACGGGAAATAGACCATCAGGCGGTCTCGCAAATACTTGATGACTCCATAGTCTCCGTGTACTATTCGACGATTAAGCTGTTATCGGAAATGGGCTTCAATGTCATCGTGGATACCGTATTCGACAACGATAAGAGATTTAATGAGTTTTGGGATCATTTTGCTGATCGGACTACTACGCTATTTGTTGGTGTCCTGTGCTCCCGGGAAGAACTCATCAGAAGAGAGCAGGCCAGAGGCGACCGGCAGATTGGACTGGCGGATGCGCAGTTCGACATCGTCTATTGTTTTGAGGAATATGACCTCGAAGTGAATACGGAAGAGCTGAATCCGGCAGAATGCGCCGAACAGATCCTTAACTACATTAAGTCCAATCAGGAATTCTCGGCATTTCAGAAATTGCGCAAAAGAGATGCAGATCTTAATAGAACGCTACTGACATAA
- a CDS encoding VOC family protein codes for MSVIGPDFISLQVSDLEGSAEFYQHYLGLVRSQAGPPHAVVFDTKPIAFALRDLLPGVELSRGTQPGLGVALWLYAPDTQDIHDKLAAAGVKITSAPIDGPFGRTFTFADPDGYLITLHSKG; via the coding sequence ATGTCAGTCATTGGACCCGATTTCATCTCACTTCAGGTCAGCGATCTTGAAGGCTCTGCTGAGTTTTATCAACACTATCTTGGACTTGTTCGTTCACAGGCGGGCCCGCCTCATGCGGTGGTTTTTGACACCAAGCCTATTGCTTTTGCACTTCGTGACCTCCTGCCGGGAGTCGAACTCAGTAGGGGGACTCAGCCTGGACTTGGTGTTGCGCTATGGCTCTATGCCCCGGATACACAAGACATTCACGATAAGCTCGCAGCAGCAGGCGTGAAAATTACATCCGCCCCCATCGATGGTCCCTTCGGACGTACCTTTACCTTCGCCGATCCGGACGGTTACCTGATTACTCTGCATAGTAAAGGCTGA
- a CDS encoding stalk domain-containing protein, with the protein MMKRWTIALLLTAFLMLHLTTGSSYAAEAQASTTINNGQINNGRVLIPLRAVSENLGASLEWFQTDKVVKIKTGNSTIWLAANFKRVIIESAPSSEDPDTPSRKYVDLDTATQVINETTYVPLRFVSQSLGATVLWNQLSKQATVTAGNKGLVVNMEPPSIQIPEKNKVSEARLKLLSDKLNQASNLSSIKNVNLTLKPYFTDRLMKSIIQNKGLKTTGTYETPVTLPMYTSNNSAILSQSVIVANGLTGEDQYAEDRTVSLIFANGTWKVDSVTKGSRVLISGFSDYHPQ; encoded by the coding sequence ATGATGAAAAGATGGACGATTGCATTGCTTTTAACAGCATTTCTTATGCTACATTTAACAACTGGGTCTAGTTATGCGGCAGAGGCACAAGCATCTACAACGATTAACAATGGTCAAATCAACAACGGACGAGTATTAATCCCCTTACGTGCTGTCTCCGAAAATCTTGGCGCAAGTTTGGAATGGTTTCAAACAGATAAAGTTGTTAAAATCAAAACCGGCAATTCGACGATATGGCTTGCAGCAAATTTCAAACGTGTGATTATTGAATCTGCTCCATCGAGTGAAGATCCAGATACACCATCGCGGAAATATGTTGATTTGGATACTGCTACACAAGTCATCAATGAAACTACTTACGTTCCTCTTCGTTTTGTTAGTCAGTCGTTAGGAGCAACGGTATTATGGAACCAGCTGTCTAAACAAGCAACAGTAACAGCGGGCAACAAAGGATTGGTTGTTAATATGGAGCCCCCATCTATTCAAATTCCTGAAAAGAATAAAGTTTCTGAAGCACGTTTGAAACTTCTATCAGATAAATTAAATCAAGCCTCAAATCTATCTTCAATTAAAAATGTGAATTTAACCCTCAAACCGTACTTCACGGATAGATTAATGAAGTCTATTATTCAGAATAAAGGATTGAAAACGACGGGTACTTATGAAACACCTGTCACTTTACCCATGTATACCAGTAATAATTCTGCCATACTTTCACAATCTGTAATAGTGGCCAATGGTCTTACAGGTGAAGATCAATATGCAGAAGATCGTACAGTCTCGCTAATATTCGCGAACGGAACTTGGAAGGTGGATAGCGTCACCAAGGGGTCTAGAGTTCTGATTTCGGGATTCTCTGATTATCATCCACAGTGA
- a CDS encoding WG repeat-containing protein — MFKKLALTLLMTTMVFSASVAGPSQSQDKAQAASEGTVQAKTADQLYPIEVNGKYGFINGKGTVVIEAVYDGYGYSGVPGGTLYVEDHAAKKQYYFSSAGTKLFEYKLRDAGILYNDRALYTAKVQLAGGTTATRYGYIDSQGKVAIQPIYVRAFNFSEGLARVNMGKASGYINTKGELIVPYRYSFTSDFSDGMAAVTLAVGGKYGYIDTTGKLRITPRYDYATSFADGAAVVYVNGKYGYIDKKGNYLIKPQFSMAQPFSEGLAFVERNGVTFYINKKGAKVIQGFTAGGLFKGGLASASPGQRYGYINTSGRFVVKPQLYWAADFNGELAEITLLVPDTREEIRGYMNRSGTIVWPPASELPGGVVKP, encoded by the coding sequence GTGTTTAAAAAGCTGGCTTTAACCCTACTAATGACGACGATGGTGTTCAGTGCAAGTGTAGCGGGTCCATCGCAATCGCAGGACAAGGCCCAGGCCGCCAGTGAGGGCACTGTGCAGGCGAAGACGGCCGATCAATTGTATCCGATTGAAGTGAACGGGAAATACGGCTTCATCAACGGCAAAGGCACAGTAGTCATCGAAGCGGTGTATGACGGATACGGGTATTCAGGAGTGCCTGGAGGAACGCTGTATGTCGAGGACCATGCGGCTAAAAAGCAATATTATTTCAGTTCAGCAGGCACCAAGCTGTTCGAATATAAGCTGAGAGACGCCGGCATTCTTTATAATGACCGCGCGCTGTATACGGCGAAGGTTCAACTCGCTGGCGGGACTACGGCGACACGGTACGGGTATATCGATAGCCAAGGCAAGGTGGCCATACAACCCATCTACGTCCGGGCATTTAACTTCTCCGAAGGCCTAGCCCGGGTTAATATGGGTAAAGCCTCCGGGTACATTAACACGAAGGGCGAGCTTATCGTTCCGTACCGGTATAGCTTTACGTCTGATTTCTCCGATGGCATGGCAGCCGTTACGCTTGCCGTTGGCGGCAAATACGGCTATATCGACACCACCGGCAAGCTTCGCATTACACCCCGGTATGATTACGCCACATCGTTTGCCGACGGGGCGGCAGTCGTGTATGTGAACGGCAAATACGGCTACATCGACAAAAAAGGTAATTACCTGATCAAGCCGCAATTCAGCATGGCGCAGCCGTTCTCGGAAGGACTGGCGTTTGTTGAACGCAACGGAGTCACCTTCTATATTAATAAGAAGGGCGCCAAAGTCATCCAGGGCTTTACGGCCGGAGGGTTGTTTAAGGGCGGTCTGGCTTCGGCCAGCCCGGGGCAGCGGTACGGCTATATTAATACCTCCGGCCGCTTCGTGGTCAAGCCGCAACTCTATTGGGCCGCTGATTTTAACGGTGAATTGGCGGAAATCACCCTGCTGGTTCCGGATACGCGCGAGGAAATCAGAGGGTACATGAACCGCAGCGGAACCATCGTCTGGCCGCCGGCTTCCGAGCTTCCGGGCGGAGTGGTGAAACCGTAA
- a CDS encoding class I SAM-dependent methyltransferase yields the protein MNSDERFSNRVDSYLKYRPSYPQEAIDYLYDNIGLRPNSKIADIGSGTGSLSKLLLERGSDVIAVEPNQAMREAAEQRLYSNPNFQSGSGSAEATGLPDRSVDFIVCAQAFHWFDREAAQKEFRRILQPGGKVILIWNSRLTNGTSFREEYDQLLHTYGTDYEQVNHKNISQAMLRSFFKENTMHKSQFEMTQEFDFEGLSGRLLSSSYSPVPGHPNYNPMMTELQNIFDRHNQGGVVPFEYETEIFWGEV from the coding sequence ATGAACAGTGATGAAAGGTTTTCGAACCGGGTCGATTCCTATTTGAAGTACCGTCCAAGCTATCCACAAGAGGCTATTGATTATTTGTACGACAATATTGGTCTGCGCCCGAACAGTAAAATAGCAGATATCGGTTCTGGCACTGGGAGCCTGTCCAAGCTGCTTCTGGAACGCGGCAGCGATGTAATCGCGGTCGAGCCCAATCAGGCCATGCGAGAAGCCGCAGAGCAAAGGCTCTACAGCAATCCGAACTTTCAGAGCGGATCAGGGTCGGCGGAAGCTACCGGGTTACCGGATCGGTCGGTTGATTTTATTGTCTGTGCTCAGGCATTTCACTGGTTTGACCGGGAAGCCGCGCAAAAGGAGTTCCGCAGAATACTACAGCCTGGCGGGAAAGTCATACTAATATGGAATTCCCGGCTTACTAACGGTACTTCATTTCGTGAAGAGTACGATCAACTGCTTCACACCTACGGCACTGACTATGAACAAGTAAATCATAAAAACATTTCTCAGGCGATGCTTCGCTCCTTTTTCAAAGAGAATACGATGCATAAAAGCCAGTTTGAAATGACTCAGGAGTTCGATTTCGAGGGTCTGAGCGGCCGTCTGTTATCCTCCTCCTACAGCCCTGTTCCGGGGCATCCGAATTACAATCCGATGATGACAGAACTGCAGAATATATTTGACCGGCATAATCAGGGCGGTGTGGTTCCCTTCGAATATGAAACTGAGATTTTTTGGGGAGAAGTATAG
- a CDS encoding VOC family protein, translating to MIREVEMQTHSLKEMKDFYEDTLGLAVVQEDLASFSVQAWASTLTFTESDPGSQPKYHFAFNIPENQIDEALRWITPRVRIIPSQGQEIVQFESWNADSIYFYDPAGNIVELIARHNLNNSSNEAFSPASLLCVSEIGLPVSDVEEALLKLSRVGIVPWQDYSSQFAAAGDEHGLIIAVKQGRVWFMSDQEEAYPHPLTIRTDVCEVTLDASAGMKIRGFR from the coding sequence ATGATAAGAGAAGTAGAGATGCAGACTCATTCCTTGAAAGAAATGAAAGACTTCTATGAGGATACTCTTGGGCTGGCGGTAGTCCAGGAAGATTTAGCCTCCTTTAGTGTACAAGCATGGGCGTCTACTCTAACCTTTACTGAATCTGATCCAGGCAGCCAGCCGAAATATCATTTTGCTTTTAATATTCCTGAGAATCAGATAGATGAAGCGTTGCGGTGGATCACTCCGAGGGTCCGGATTATTCCGAGCCAAGGACAGGAGATTGTGCAATTCGAGTCCTGGAATGCCGACTCCATCTATTTCTATGATCCGGCAGGTAATATTGTAGAGCTGATTGCCCGGCACAATCTGAACAATTCCTCCAATGAGGCGTTTTCTCCAGCCAGTCTGTTATGTGTAAGTGAGATCGGCCTGCCTGTATCCGATGTGGAGGAGGCCTTGCTCAAGCTATCCCGGGTTGGGATCGTCCCTTGGCAGGATTATAGTAGCCAGTTCGCTGCTGCCGGTGACGAGCACGGGCTGATTATTGCTGTGAAGCAAGGCCGGGTCTGGTTCATGTCTGACCAGGAGGAAGCTTATCCGCATCCGCTGACGATCAGAACGGATGTCTGTGAGGTTACGCTGGATGCTTCGGCGGGGATGAAGATCCGGGGGTTTCGTTAA
- a CDS encoding SAM-dependent methyltransferase, whose translation MKNTQASFEYSGDYYEAIGDFMREQYLKYGFAQGTMQEADFLMELMNLRQGTRILDIGCGPGRHSLELARRGIRAVGVDISAEFIRHANREAAKEELQATFLVADARESMFEQEFDGAICLCEGAFGLAGSEENHRKVLRGVHRALKRGSLFVLTVINALNLARRIQDESLFDPYSCTVIDKEEVYSPEGESKEVLIYTTAFTFRELQMLLVSEGFAVEAAYGCSPGQFGNHPLQLGSMEIMMVACRK comes from the coding sequence TTGAAGAACACACAAGCAAGCTTTGAGTACAGTGGGGATTATTATGAAGCCATCGGAGATTTCATGCGGGAGCAGTATTTGAAATACGGTTTCGCCCAGGGAACGATGCAGGAAGCAGACTTTTTAATGGAGTTAATGAATCTGCGGCAGGGGACTCGCATCCTGGATATTGGCTGTGGTCCGGGTCGGCATAGTCTGGAGTTGGCCCGGCGCGGAATCAGAGCAGTAGGCGTGGATATTTCTGCGGAATTTATCAGGCACGCGAATCGGGAAGCTGCGAAGGAAGAGTTACAGGCAACATTTCTGGTGGCGGATGCCCGCGAGTCAATGTTTGAGCAGGAGTTCGATGGTGCGATCTGTCTCTGTGAAGGGGCTTTTGGACTGGCAGGCAGTGAAGAGAATCACCGGAAGGTCCTTAGAGGAGTTCATCGGGCGCTGAAGCGGGGTTCTCTATTTGTTCTTACGGTAATTAATGCGCTTAACTTAGCCCGGCGTATACAGGATGAGTCGTTATTTGATCCGTATTCCTGCACCGTAATCGATAAAGAAGAGGTCTACAGCCCCGAGGGCGAATCCAAAGAGGTATTGATCTATACTACCGCTTTTACCTTCCGTGAATTGCAGATGCTTCTGGTTAGTGAAGGGTTCGCAGTGGAGGCCGCATATGGCTGTAGCCCGGGACAATTCGGGAATCATCCCTTACAGCTCGGCAGTATGGAGATTATGATGGTTGCCTGCCGTAAGTAA